Sequence from the Pseudomonas sp. LS.1a genome:
CAGCAATCGGCTGCCCGGCCTCATCCAGCACCCGGGCACTGCCGTCGGTGCGCAACCCGGCAAAGGTGCCAAAGCAACCGGGCTGTACCTTCACCGCATAGAACGGCCCATGCTCGATGGGCGCCACACAAGGGTTGGGCCCTTTGTGCTGCGGGTCGCCCTGCTTGCGGTTGAACGGTGTGGAGCCACGGCCAAACGCCGGGTCCTGGCCGTTGCGGGCATGGCTGTTGAAGTCGCTGATCGTGGCGCGCAACCCTACTGGGTCGATGCCGCAGGCCAAGGCCAGCTGTTCCAGGGTGGCGCCTTGCTTGAGATAGCCGCTGCGCACGTGCGGCCACACCGGCAGCGGCGCCGGGCGGGCATGGCCCAGGCCATAGCGACGCAGGAAACGATGGTCGCAGATCAGCCACGAGCACACCTCTTCATTCTGTGGCACCGCTGCGATCATGGCTGACACATAGTCGTAGTAGCCGTGTGCTTCGTTGACGAAACGCTTGCCGTTGGCCAATACACCGATGATGCCCGGTTTGCCGCGTTCGATGATGTGCGGAAAGTGGCCAACACTGCCGTCGCGGTGCGGCACTTGCGAAACCGGCGCCCAGGCCACCGGTGACTTCAGGTCGGTGGCGACCACGCCGCCGGCCGATTCGCCCAGGCGCAGGCCGTCGCCCGAACAGCCCTTGGGGGGCAGGGCCAGGTTGTCATGGCCGCTGGCATCACGCGGGAACAGTTGCCGGCGCCGGGCGTTGTCGTTGGGGAAGCCACCCGCCGCGAGCACCACGGCCTTGGCACGGATCAGTTGCTCGCCCTGCGGCGTTGCTACCAGTGCCCCACGTACCTGGCCATTGTCGAGCAGCAGGCGTTTGGCCGGCGCCGATTCCTGCAGGCGCACGCCCAGGTCCTGGGCCGATTTGGCCAGGCGGGCCACCAGCGCCACACCGTTGACCAGGTGCATCGCCCGGCCATACCGGGCCAGGTGGTACAAGTGGCGGCCAAAGCGTTTGCACACATGCAGCAGGGCCGCGGGCGAACGGGTCATGTTGAGGAAGGCGGCAAGGTCGGCACCGGCCATGATCGGCATACCCATGAACGAAGTTTCGCGCAGGGTCTTGCGCAGGCGTGGCAACAGTGCGCCGACCTCACGGGCATCATAGGGGGCGGCGATCACCTGATGCCCGCCCTCGGCAGCGCCCGGTGTGTCGCCATGCATGTCGGGAATGCCGTTGCCGTCGGCAAACTGCAGCGCCGTGTGCTTTTCGAAAAACGCCACCATGTGCGGGCACGCTTCGAGAAAGGCGTCGACGCGTTCGGCGTTGTAATAGGCCCCCAGTTCATTGCGCAGGTAGCTGCGCGGCTGGTCGATGTCTTCCTCGATGCCGGCCCGGCGTGCCAGCGGATTGCGCGGCACCCAGGCCCAACCGCCGGACCAGGCGGTGGCACCGCCGAACACTGGCTCCTTCTCCACCACGATCACCTTCTGCCCATGCCAGGC
This genomic interval carries:
- a CDS encoding FAD-dependent oxidoreductase; its protein translation is MPSAPFETECDVLVIGSGAAGLAAAVTAAWHGQKVIVVEKEPVFGGATAWSGGWAWVPRNPLARRAGIEEDIDQPRSYLRNELGAYYNAERVDAFLEACPHMVAFFEKHTALQFADGNGIPDMHGDTPGAAEGGHQVIAAPYDAREVGALLPRLRKTLRETSFMGMPIMAGADLAAFLNMTRSPAALLHVCKRFGRHLYHLARYGRAMHLVNGVALVARLAKSAQDLGVRLQESAPAKRLLLDNGQVRGALVATPQGEQLIRAKAVVLAAGGFPNDNARRRQLFPRDASGHDNLALPPKGCSGDGLRLGESAGGVVATDLKSPVAWAPVSQVPHRDGSVGHFPHIIERGKPGIIGVLANGKRFVNEAHGYYDYVSAMIAAVPQNEEVCSWLICDHRFLRRYGLGHARPAPLPVWPHVRSGYLKQGATLEQLALACGIDPVGLRATISDFNSHARNGQDPAFGRGSTPFNRKQGDPQHKGPNPCVAPIEHGPFYAVKVQPGCFGTFAGLRTDGSARVLDEAGQPIAGLYAAGTDMASVFGGWYPSGGINLGPALTFGYVAGRHIAGVREYE